One window from the genome of Enterobacter asburiae encodes:
- the pbpC gene encoding peptidoglycan glycosyltransferase PbpC (penicillin-binding protein 1C), which yields MRMARLTRSRWLWLAGALLILWGLIVAADRLWPLPLKEVNPARVVVDEKGTPLWRFADSDGIWRYPVTIEEVSPRYLEALIQYEDRWFWDHPGVNPLSVLRAAWQDLSSGKVVSGGSTLTMQVARLLDPHPRTFGGKVRQLWRAMQLEWHLSKRDILTLYLNRAPFGGTLQGVGAASWTYLGKPPSQLSYSEAALLAVLPQAPSRLRPDRWPERAEAARNKVLDRMVTQGVWSAKQVKESREESVWLAPRQMPQLAPLFARMMLGKSRDTKIVTTLDAGLQRQLEELAMNWKSRLPARSSLAMIVVDHTDMKVRGWVGSVDINDDTRFSHVDMVNAIRSPGSVLKPFIYGMALDDGLIHPASLLQDVPRKTGDYRPGNFDSGFHGPVSMSEALVRSLNLPAVQVLEAYGPKRFAGMLSNAGLPLILPAGAQPNLSLILGGAGARLADIAAAYSAFARHGKAGRLRLQPGDPLTERPLLSSGSAWIIRRILANEAQPLPDNALPQIAPLAWKTGTSYGYRDAWAIGLNARYVIGIWTGRPDGTPVAGQFGFASAVPLLNQVNNLLQSRSTVDEARLPRDPRPESVGRGVICWPGGQSLPEGSENCRRRLSTWLLEGSEPPTLLLPEQEGIRGIRFPVWVDKTGKRVAADCPDATEKVLDVWPLPLEPWLPATERRAVRVPPSSTTCPPLSQDAPAPLILTGVREGAVIKRLPGESRVSLPLQATGNSGERWWFLNGEPLSVKGRVYTLQLDKSGDYQLLVMDETGQVATVNFTLQ from the coding sequence ATGCGAATGGCACGTCTGACACGCTCCCGCTGGCTATGGCTGGCGGGAGCGCTTCTCATTTTATGGGGGCTGATCGTTGCCGCCGACCGCCTGTGGCCGCTGCCTCTGAAAGAGGTTAACCCCGCCCGGGTGGTGGTGGACGAGAAGGGCACGCCGCTCTGGCGCTTTGCGGACAGCGACGGGATCTGGCGCTACCCGGTTACCATCGAAGAGGTTTCTCCCCGTTATCTTGAAGCCCTGATCCAGTACGAAGATCGCTGGTTCTGGGACCATCCTGGCGTAAACCCGCTCTCTGTTCTGCGCGCCGCCTGGCAGGATCTCAGCTCTGGCAAAGTCGTCTCTGGCGGCAGTACGCTCACCATGCAGGTGGCACGCCTGCTGGACCCGCATCCGCGTACCTTTGGCGGCAAAGTTCGTCAGCTCTGGCGGGCGATGCAGCTGGAGTGGCACCTCTCTAAACGCGACATCCTGACGCTCTATCTCAACCGTGCCCCCTTTGGCGGCACGCTGCAGGGCGTCGGAGCTGCAAGCTGGACCTATCTCGGCAAACCTCCGTCTCAGCTCAGCTATTCCGAAGCGGCACTGCTGGCGGTACTGCCGCAGGCACCCAGCCGCTTACGTCCGGACCGCTGGCCTGAACGGGCCGAAGCGGCGCGCAATAAAGTGCTCGACCGCATGGTCACGCAGGGCGTCTGGTCCGCGAAGCAGGTCAAAGAATCGCGGGAAGAATCGGTATGGCTGGCGCCACGACAGATGCCGCAGCTGGCACCGCTCTTTGCGCGCATGATGCTCGGCAAAAGCCGCGACACCAAAATAGTCACCACGCTGGATGCCGGGCTACAGCGGCAGCTGGAAGAGCTGGCGATGAACTGGAAGTCCCGACTTCCTGCACGCAGTTCGCTGGCGATGATCGTCGTGGATCACACCGATATGAAAGTGCGCGGCTGGGTCGGATCGGTGGATATCAACGATGACACGCGTTTCAGCCATGTCGATATGGTCAACGCGATCCGATCCCCGGGATCGGTGTTAAAGCCCTTTATCTACGGCATGGCGCTGGACGATGGCCTGATCCATCCCGCCTCGCTGCTCCAGGACGTTCCCAGAAAAACCGGTGATTATCGTCCCGGGAATTTTGACAGCGGGTTCCACGGACCGGTCAGCATGAGTGAAGCGCTGGTGCGCTCCCTCAACCTGCCCGCGGTACAGGTACTGGAAGCCTACGGGCCAAAACGGTTTGCCGGGATGCTGAGCAACGCGGGCTTGCCGCTGATCCTGCCCGCGGGGGCGCAGCCGAATCTTTCTCTGATCCTCGGCGGGGCAGGCGCGCGGCTGGCCGATATCGCCGCGGCCTACAGCGCCTTTGCCCGACACGGTAAGGCGGGGAGGCTGCGGTTACAGCCGGGCGATCCGCTGACTGAACGTCCGCTGTTATCGTCAGGCTCGGCGTGGATTATTCGCCGTATTCTGGCGAACGAGGCGCAGCCGCTTCCAGATAATGCGCTGCCGCAAATCGCGCCTCTGGCGTGGAAAACCGGCACCAGCTACGGCTACCGCGATGCCTGGGCCATCGGTCTGAATGCCCGTTACGTGATTGGCATCTGGACCGGACGACCGGACGGCACGCCGGTGGCGGGGCAGTTTGGCTTCGCCAGCGCGGTTCCGCTATTAAACCAGGTGAATAACCTGCTTCAGTCACGCTCAACGGTAGACGAAGCCCGCCTGCCGCGCGACCCGCGTCCGGAGAGCGTCGGGCGGGGCGTGATCTGCTGGCCGGGCGGCCAGTCTCTGCCGGAAGGGAGTGAAAACTGTCGGCGTCGCCTGTCGACCTGGCTGCTGGAAGGGAGTGAACCGCCCACGCTGCTCTTGCCCGAACAGGAAGGCATACGCGGCATTCGCTTCCCGGTCTGGGTGGATAAAACGGGTAAGCGTGTGGCGGCTGATTGCCCTGATGCAACGGAAAAAGTTCTGGATGTCTGGCCGCTGCCGCTGGAGCCGTGGCTGCCTGCGACCGAGCGTCGCGCGGTACGGGTCCCGCCTTCATCAACAACCTGTCCTCCGCTGTCGCAGGACGCACCTGCGCCACTCATCCTGACAGGCGTGCGCGAAGGGGCCGTTATCAAACGTCTCCCGGGTGAATCCCGCGTTTCGCTGCCGCTTCAGGCGACAGGCAACAGCGGTGAGCGCTGGTGGTTTTTGAACGGTGAACCGCTGAGTGTGAAAGGAAGAGTTTACACATTACAGCTTGATAAGTCGGGCGATTATCAGTTACTCGTTATGGATGAGACCGGGCAGGTCGCGACGGTGAATTTTACGCTGCAGTGA
- the bamB gene encoding outer membrane protein assembly factor BamB, with amino-acid sequence MQLRKLLLPGLLSVTLLSGCSLFSGEEDVVKMSPLPTVENQFTPSTAWDVSVGNGIGDFYSNLHPAYADSVVYAADRKGTVKAVNADDGKEVWSVNLAEKDGWFSRKPALLSGGLTVAGGHVYVGSEKAQVYALNSSDGSIAWQTTVAGESLSRPVVSDGLVLIHTSNGQLQALNEADGLVKWTVNLDMPALSLRGESAPATAFGAAVVGGDNGRVSAVLMQQGQMIWQQRISQATGSTEIDRLSDVDTTPVIVNGVVYALAYNGNLTAMDLRSGQIMWKRELGSVNDFIVEGNRIYMVDQNDRLLALSTEGGVTLWTQSDLLHRLLTAPALYNGSLVVGDSEGYMHWIDPDNGRFVAQQKVDSSGFLTDPVVADGKLLIQAKDGTLYAITR; translated from the coding sequence ATGCAATTGCGTAAATTACTTCTGCCAGGACTGCTTTCTGTTACGTTATTGAGTGGTTGTTCACTGTTCAGTGGCGAAGAAGACGTTGTGAAAATGTCCCCACTGCCGACGGTTGAAAACCAGTTTACCCCATCCACCGCGTGGGATGTCTCCGTGGGCAATGGGATTGGTGATTTCTATTCCAACCTTCATCCGGCGTATGCAGACAGCGTTGTCTATGCTGCTGACCGCAAAGGTACCGTGAAAGCGGTGAACGCCGATGACGGGAAAGAAGTCTGGTCCGTTAACCTGGCGGAAAAAGACGGCTGGTTCTCCCGTAAACCTGCACTCCTGTCTGGCGGTCTGACCGTTGCGGGTGGTCATGTCTACGTGGGCAGCGAAAAAGCGCAGGTTTATGCGCTGAACAGCAGCGACGGCTCCATTGCCTGGCAAACAACCGTAGCGGGTGAATCCCTGTCTCGTCCGGTGGTGAGCGACGGCCTGGTGCTGATTCATACCAGCAACGGCCAGCTGCAGGCGCTGAACGAAGCGGACGGTCTGGTGAAATGGACCGTTAACCTGGATATGCCTGCGCTCTCTCTGCGCGGCGAATCTGCCCCAGCTACCGCATTTGGTGCTGCCGTTGTGGGCGGTGACAACGGTCGCGTGAGCGCAGTGCTGATGCAGCAGGGCCAGATGATCTGGCAGCAGCGTATCTCTCAGGCCACTGGCTCAACGGAAATTGATCGTCTGAGCGACGTAGACACAACGCCGGTCATCGTTAACGGTGTGGTGTACGCGCTGGCCTATAACGGCAACCTGACCGCGATGGATCTGCGCAGCGGCCAAATCATGTGGAAACGTGAGCTGGGCTCTGTGAACGATTTCATCGTTGAGGGTAACCGCATCTATATGGTCGATCAGAACGACCGTCTGCTGGCGCTGAGCACCGAAGGCGGCGTGACGCTGTGGACGCAAAGCGATCTGCTGCACCGTCTGCTGACCGCGCCAGCGCTGTACAACGGTAGCCTGGTGGTCGGTGACAGCGAAGGGTATATGCACTGGATCGATCCGGATAACGGCCGCTTTGTTGCGCAGCAAAAAGTCGACAGCTCCGGTTTCCTGACCGATCCGGTTGTGGCCGACGGCAAACTGCTGATTCAGGCAAAAGACGGCACGCTGTACGCGATCACGCGTTAA
- the ndk gene encoding nucleoside-diphosphate kinase — protein sequence MAIERTFSIIKPNAVAKNVIGSIFARFESAGFKIIGTKMLHLTVEQARGFYAEHEGRPFFDGLVEFMTSGPIVVSVLEGENAVQRHRDLLGATNPDNALAGTLRADYADSFTENGTHGSDSVESAAREIAFFFAEGEVCPRTR from the coding sequence ATGGCTATTGAACGTACTTTTTCCATCATCAAACCAAACGCGGTGGCAAAAAACGTTATTGGCAGTATCTTCGCTCGCTTTGAATCTGCAGGGTTCAAAATTATTGGCACCAAAATGCTGCACCTGACCGTTGAGCAGGCTCGCGGCTTCTACGCTGAGCATGAAGGTCGCCCATTCTTTGACGGCCTGGTTGAGTTCATGACCTCCGGTCCAATCGTGGTATCCGTGCTGGAAGGCGAAAACGCAGTACAGCGTCACCGCGATCTGCTGGGCGCAACCAACCCGGACAACGCGCTGGCGGGTACTCTGCGCGCTGACTATGCGGACAGCTTCACCGAGAACGGCACCCACGGTTCTGACTCTGTTGAATCTGCTGCACGCGAAATCGCTTTCTTCTTCGCAGAAGGCGAAGTGTGTCCACGTACCCGTTAA
- the rodZ gene encoding cytoskeleton protein RodZ: MNTEATHDQHEALSTGVRLRNAREQLGLSQQAVAERLCLKVSTVRDIEEDKAPADLASTFLRGYIRSYAKLVHIPENELLPMMEKQAPVRAAKVAPMQTFSLGKRRKKRDGWLMSFTWLVLFVVIGLTGAWWWQNHKAQQEEITTMADQSSAELNQAGSENGQNVPLNTDGAASSSEPQTAAPDASATGAVQAPAATANTAAPQAQDQNAVVAPSQANVDTAANAPAATQPADNSAATLPTSPAGTATAADPNALVMNFSADCWLEVTDATGKKLFSGLQRKDGTLNLTGQAPYKLKIGAPAAVQIQYQGKPVDLSRFIRTNQVARLTVNAEQSAAQ, from the coding sequence ATGAATACTGAAGCCACTCACGACCAACATGAAGCACTCTCCACTGGCGTTCGTCTTCGCAACGCCCGTGAACAACTCGGACTCAGCCAGCAAGCCGTTGCGGAACGCTTGTGCCTGAAGGTTTCCACGGTTCGCGATATTGAAGAAGATAAGGCACCCGCCGATCTGGCTTCAACGTTCCTGCGCGGTTATATCCGCTCTTACGCAAAACTGGTGCATATCCCCGAAAACGAATTACTGCCAATGATGGAGAAGCAGGCCCCGGTCCGTGCAGCAAAAGTTGCGCCGATGCAGACCTTCTCCCTGGGGAAACGTCGTAAAAAACGTGATGGCTGGCTGATGAGCTTTACCTGGCTGGTGCTGTTTGTGGTGATCGGTCTGACCGGTGCATGGTGGTGGCAAAACCACAAGGCGCAGCAGGAAGAGATCACCACCATGGCCGATCAATCCTCCGCCGAACTCAACCAGGCCGGAAGTGAGAACGGCCAGAACGTGCCGCTGAATACCGACGGTGCAGCTTCCTCCAGCGAACCGCAGACCGCAGCGCCAGACGCGTCGGCGACCGGTGCAGTACAGGCCCCGGCAGCAACGGCTAACACCGCTGCGCCGCAGGCTCAGGATCAAAACGCGGTTGTGGCCCCTTCTCAGGCGAATGTTGATACTGCGGCGAACGCGCCTGCGGCTACTCAGCCTGCAGACAATAGCGCAGCGACTCTGCCAACCAGCCCGGCGGGTACGGCGACCGCAGCCGATCCCAACGCGCTGGTGATGAACTTCAGCGCCGACTGCTGGCTGGAAGTGACTGACGCGACAGGTAAAAAACTGTTCAGCGGCCTGCAGCGTAAAGATGGCACGTTAAACCTAACCGGCCAGGCTCCCTATAAACTTAAAATCGGCGCTCCGGCAGCGGTACAGATCCAGTATCAAGGAAAACCTGTCGACCTGAGCCGCTTTATCAGAACTAACCAGGTTGCGCGTCTTACCGTTAATGCCGAACAATCAGCAGCACAGTAA
- a CDS encoding bifunctional tRNA (adenosine(37)-C2)-methyltransferase TrmG/ribosomal RNA large subunit methyltransferase RlmN, producing the protein MSELVNTSEVAIPAVPNKNGKINLLDLNRQQMREFFKEMGEKPFRADQVMKWMYHYCSDNFDDMTDINKVLRNKLKEVAEIRAPEVVEEQRSADGTIKWAIAVGDQRVETVYIPEEDRATLCVSSQVGCALECKFCSTAQQGFNRNLRVSEIIGQVWRAAKIVGAAKVTGTRPITNVVMMGMGEPLLNLTNVVPAMEIMLDDFGFGLSKRRVTLSTSGVVPALDKLGDMIDVALAISLHAPNDEIRDEIVPINKKYNIETFLAAVRRYLEKSNANQGRVTIEYVMLDHVNDGTEHAHQLAELLKDTPCKINLIPWNPFPGAPYGRSSNSRIDRFSKVLMEYGFTTIVRKTRGDDIDAACGQLAGDVIDRTKRTLRKRMQGETIAVKAV; encoded by the coding sequence ATGTCTGAACTAGTGAATACCTCCGAAGTCGCCATTCCTGCGGTTCCCAATAAAAATGGAAAAATCAACCTGCTGGATCTGAACCGTCAGCAGATGCGCGAGTTCTTTAAAGAGATGGGCGAAAAGCCGTTTCGTGCCGATCAGGTCATGAAGTGGATGTACCATTACTGCAGCGACAACTTTGATGACATGACCGACATCAACAAGGTCCTGCGCAACAAGCTCAAAGAAGTGGCTGAAATCCGCGCACCAGAAGTGGTGGAAGAGCAGCGCTCTGCGGATGGCACCATCAAATGGGCGATTGCGGTCGGCGATCAGCGTGTTGAAACCGTCTATATCCCGGAAGAAGACCGCGCCACGCTGTGCGTCTCCTCTCAGGTAGGCTGTGCGCTGGAGTGCAAATTCTGCTCAACCGCGCAGCAAGGCTTTAACCGTAACCTGCGCGTGTCAGAAATTATCGGCCAGGTCTGGCGTGCCGCGAAAATCGTTGGCGCGGCAAAAGTGACCGGTACGCGGCCTATCACCAACGTGGTGATGATGGGGATGGGTGAGCCGCTGCTGAACCTGACCAACGTCGTTCCGGCGATGGAAATCATGCTGGACGACTTCGGTTTTGGCCTGTCCAAGCGTCGCGTTACGCTGTCTACCTCAGGCGTCGTGCCTGCGCTGGACAAGCTTGGCGACATGATTGACGTTGCGCTGGCGATCTCCCTGCATGCACCAAACGACGAAATTCGTGACGAAATTGTGCCGATCAACAAAAAGTACAATATCGAAACCTTCCTCGCTGCGGTGCGTCGCTATCTGGAGAAATCCAACGCCAACCAGGGTCGCGTGACCATCGAGTACGTGATGCTTGACCACGTCAACGACGGTACTGAACATGCGCATCAGCTGGCTGAACTGCTGAAAGATACGCCATGCAAAATCAACCTGATCCCATGGAACCCGTTCCCGGGCGCGCCGTATGGTCGTAGCTCGAACAGCCGTATCGACCGTTTCTCCAAGGTGCTGATGGAGTATGGTTTCACCACCATCGTGCGTAAAACCCGTGGTGATGATATTGATGCAGCATGCGGACAGCTGGCAGGGGATGTTATTGACCGTACCAAACGTACTTTGCGTAAACGCATGCAGGGCGAGACGATCGCGGTTAAAGCTGTTTGA
- the der gene encoding ribosome biogenesis GTPase Der, translated as MVPVVALVGRPNVGKSTLFNRLTRTRDALVADFPGLTRDRKYGRAEVEGREFICIDTGGIDGTEDGVETRMAEQSLLAIEEADVVLFMVDARAGLMPADSAIAKHLRSREKPTFLVANKTDGIDADQAVADFWSLGLGEIYPIAASHGRGVTSLLETVLLPWVDEVNPPEEVDEDAEYWAQFEDAEEGEEEPEDDFNPQDLPIKLAIVGRPNVGKSTLTNRILGEERVVVYDMPGTTRDSIYIPMQRDEREYVLIDTAGVRKRGKITDVVEKFSVIKTLQAIEDANVVLLVIDAREGISDQDLSLLGFILNSGRSLVIVVNKWDGLSNEVREQVKETLDFRLGFIDFARVHFISALHGSGVGNLFESVREAYDSSTRRQSTAMLTRIMNMAAEDHQPPLVRGRRVKLKYAHAGGYNPPIVVIHGNQVKDLPDSYKRYLMNYFRKSLDVMGTPIRIQFKEGENPFANKRNTLTPNQMRKRKRLIKHIKKSK; from the coding sequence ATGGTACCTGTGGTCGCGCTTGTCGGGCGCCCTAACGTTGGAAAATCCACTCTTTTTAACCGTTTAACACGCACCCGTGATGCGCTGGTTGCGGATTTCCCGGGGCTGACGCGTGACCGTAAGTACGGTCGTGCAGAGGTGGAAGGACGCGAGTTCATCTGTATTGATACCGGTGGTATTGACGGCACAGAAGACGGCGTTGAAACCCGCATGGCGGAACAGTCGCTGCTGGCGATTGAAGAAGCGGATGTGGTGCTGTTTATGGTGGATGCGCGCGCTGGCCTGATGCCGGCGGACTCCGCTATTGCCAAACACCTGCGTTCACGCGAAAAGCCGACCTTCCTGGTGGCGAACAAAACTGACGGTATCGATGCCGATCAGGCCGTCGCGGATTTCTGGTCTTTGGGCCTGGGTGAAATCTACCCGATTGCGGCATCGCATGGCCGTGGCGTGACCAGCCTGCTGGAAACCGTGCTGCTGCCGTGGGTTGATGAAGTGAACCCGCCGGAAGAAGTCGACGAAGACGCTGAATACTGGGCGCAGTTCGAAGACGCAGAAGAGGGCGAAGAAGAGCCTGAAGACGACTTCAACCCGCAGGATCTGCCGATCAAGCTGGCTATCGTGGGTCGTCCAAACGTAGGTAAGTCTACGCTTACTAACCGTATTCTGGGTGAAGAGCGCGTGGTCGTTTACGACATGCCGGGCACCACCCGTGACAGTATCTACATCCCTATGCAGCGCGATGAGCGTGAGTATGTCCTCATCGACACCGCCGGGGTGCGTAAGCGCGGGAAAATCACCGATGTGGTGGAAAAATTCTCCGTTATCAAAACCCTGCAGGCGATCGAAGATGCCAACGTTGTGCTGCTGGTCATCGACGCGCGTGAAGGTATCTCCGATCAGGACCTCTCTCTGCTCGGCTTTATCCTCAATAGTGGGCGCTCACTGGTTATCGTGGTCAACAAGTGGGATGGCCTGAGCAATGAAGTGCGCGAGCAGGTGAAAGAGACCCTCGACTTCCGTCTGGGCTTTATCGACTTCGCCCGCGTGCACTTTATCTCTGCGCTGCACGGCAGCGGCGTCGGTAACCTGTTCGAATCCGTACGTGAAGCGTATGACAGCTCCACCCGTCGTCAGAGCACCGCGATGCTGACCCGCATCATGAATATGGCTGCAGAAGACCATCAGCCGCCGCTGGTGCGCGGCCGTCGCGTGAAGCTGAAATATGCCCACGCCGGTGGTTATAACCCGCCAATCGTGGTGATCCACGGTAACCAGGTGAAAGACCTGCCGGATTCCTACAAGCGCTATCTGATGAACTACTTCCGTAAATCGCTGGACGTAATGGGCACGCCTATCCGTATCCAGTTTAAGGAAGGGGAAAACCCGTTTGCCAACAAGCGCAACACCCTGACGCCAAACCAGATGCGTAAGCGTAAGCGCTTGATTAAGCACATTAAGAAAAGCAAATAA
- the hisS gene encoding histidine--tRNA ligase, whose amino-acid sequence MAKNIQAIRGMNDYLPGETAIWQRIEGTLKQVLGSYGYSEIRLPIVEQTPLFKRAIGEVTDVVEKEMYTFEDRNGDSLTLRPEGTAGCVRAGIEHGLLYNQEQRLWYIGPMFRHERPQKGRYRQFNQLGVEVFGLQGPDIDAELIMLTARWWRALGIADHVSLELNSIGSLEARANYRDALVAFLEQHKEKLDEDCKRRMYSNPLRVLDSKNADVQALLNDAPALGDYLDEESREHFTGLCKLLEAAGIAYTVNQRLVRGLDYYNRTVFEWVTTSLGSQGTVCAGGRYDGLVEQLGGRAAPAVGFAMGLERLVLLVQAVNPEFKAESVVDIYLVASGAETQSAAMQLAERVRDALPGVKLMTNHGGGNFKKQFARADKWGASIALVLGESEVANGEVVVKDLRSGEQTTVTQDGVAAHLRTLLG is encoded by the coding sequence GTGGCAAAAAACATTCAAGCCATCCGCGGCATGAACGATTATCTGCCTGGCGAAACCGCCATCTGGCAGCGCATTGAAGGCACGCTGAAGCAGGTGCTCGGCAGCTACGGTTACAGCGAAATCCGTTTGCCGATTGTAGAGCAGACCCCGTTATTCAAACGCGCGATTGGTGAAGTCACCGACGTGGTTGAAAAAGAGATGTACACCTTTGAGGACCGCAACGGCGACAGCCTGACCCTGCGTCCGGAAGGTACGGCGGGCTGCGTACGCGCCGGCATCGAACATGGTCTTCTGTACAATCAGGAGCAGCGCCTGTGGTATATCGGCCCGATGTTCCGCCACGAACGTCCTCAGAAAGGGCGTTATCGCCAGTTCAATCAGCTGGGTGTGGAAGTCTTTGGCCTGCAGGGCCCGGACATCGACGCTGAGCTGATTATGCTGACCGCCCGCTGGTGGCGCGCACTCGGTATCGCCGATCATGTTTCCCTTGAGCTGAACTCTATCGGTTCTCTGGAAGCTCGCGCTAACTACCGCGATGCGCTGGTAGCGTTCCTGGAACAGCATAAAGAGAAGCTGGACGAAGACTGCAAACGTCGCATGTACAGTAACCCGCTGCGCGTTCTGGATTCCAAAAATGCGGATGTTCAGGCACTGCTGAACGATGCGCCTGCGCTGGGTGACTACCTCGATGAAGAATCTCGCGAACACTTCACGGGCCTCTGCAAGCTGCTGGAAGCGGCAGGTATCGCCTATACCGTGAACCAGCGCCTGGTGCGCGGTCTGGACTATTACAACCGTACCGTGTTTGAGTGGGTGACCACTAGCCTCGGCTCTCAGGGCACCGTGTGCGCGGGCGGCCGTTATGACGGTCTGGTTGAGCAACTTGGCGGTCGCGCAGCGCCTGCTGTTGGCTTCGCGATGGGCCTTGAGCGACTTGTTTTGCTGGTTCAGGCAGTTAATCCGGAATTTAAAGCAGAATCCGTTGTCGATATATACCTGGTGGCCTCAGGCGCGGAAACGCAGTCTGCGGCGATGCAGCTTGCCGAACGCGTGCGCGATGCGCTGCCGGGCGTTAAGCTGATGACCAACCATGGCGGCGGCAACTTCAAAAAACAGTTTGCTCGTGCCGATAAGTGGGGCGCAAGTATCGCACTGGTGCTGGGCGAGTCCGAAGTGGCTAACGGCGAAGTGGTAGTGAAGGACCTGCGCTCTGGTGAGCAGACAACGGTAACGCAGGACGGCGTTGCGGCGCACTTGCGCACTCTATTGGGCTAA
- a CDS encoding YfgM family protein — protein MEIYENEHDQVDAIKRFFVENGKALVVGVILGVGALVGWRYWNNHQADSARGASLSYETTVSAIRADQPQTLAAAEKFAADNKNTYGALAALEVAQQYVDKNELDKAAAQLSQSLAAASDENLKAVINLRLARIQVQQKKVDDALKTLDTIKGEGFAAIVADLRGEALLSKGDKAGARKAWQAGVESNASPALSEMMQMKINNLSV, from the coding sequence GTGGAAATTTACGAGAACGAACACGATCAGGTCGACGCGATTAAACGCTTCTTTGTTGAAAACGGCAAAGCGCTGGTTGTTGGGGTTATTTTAGGTGTCGGTGCGCTGGTGGGCTGGCGTTACTGGAACAATCATCAGGCGGATTCCGCGCGCGGCGCGTCACTGTCCTATGAAACTACCGTTAGCGCAATTCGTGCCGATCAGCCGCAAACGCTGGCTGCGGCAGAAAAATTTGCGGCTGACAACAAAAACACCTACGGTGCACTGGCTGCGCTGGAAGTGGCTCAGCAGTACGTTGATAAGAACGAACTGGATAAAGCTGCTGCTCAGCTCTCTCAGAGCCTTGCTGCGGCCAGCGATGAGAACCTGAAAGCGGTGATCAATCTGCGCCTGGCACGTATTCAGGTTCAGCAGAAGAAAGTTGACGATGCGCTGAAAACGCTCGACACCATCAAAGGCGAAGGTTTTGCTGCCATCGTTGCCGATCTGCGCGGTGAAGCACTGCTGAGCAAAGGTGACAAAGCGGGCGCGCGTAAAGCGTGGCAAGCTGGCGTAGAGAGCAATGCTTCACCTGCGCTGAGCGAAATGATGCAGATGAAAATAAATAATTTGTCCGTCTGA
- the ispG gene encoding flavodoxin-dependent (E)-4-hydroxy-3-methylbut-2-enyl-diphosphate synthase, which yields MHNQAPIQRRKSKRIYVGNVPIGDGAPIAVQSMTNTRTTDVEATVNQIKALERVGADIVRVSVPTMDAAEAFKLIKQQVSVPLVADIHFDYRIALKVAEYGVDCLRINPGNIGNEERIRMVVDCARDKNIPIRIGVNAGSLEKDLQEKYGEPTPQALLESAMRHVDHLDRLNFDQFKVSVKASDVFLAVESYRLLAKQIDQPLHLGITEAGGLRSGSVKSAIGLGLLLSEGIGDTLRVSLAADPVEEIKVGFDILKSLRIRARGINFIACPTCSRQEFDVIGTVNALEQRLEDIITPMDVSIIGCVVNGPGEALVSTLGVTGGNKKSGLYEDGVRKDRLDNSDMIDQLEARIRAKAAMMDETQRISVQQVEK from the coding sequence ATGCATAACCAGGCTCCGATTCAACGTAGAAAATCGAAACGGATTTACGTTGGGAATGTGCCAATCGGCGATGGGGCACCTATCGCCGTTCAGTCGATGACCAACACGCGCACCACCGATGTGGAAGCAACGGTCAATCAAATCAAAGCATTAGAGCGTGTAGGCGCGGACATTGTTCGCGTCTCCGTCCCGACGATGGATGCCGCTGAGGCGTTCAAACTGATCAAACAGCAGGTCAGCGTTCCGCTGGTGGCTGATATCCACTTCGACTACCGCATCGCACTGAAAGTGGCCGAATACGGCGTCGATTGCCTGCGTATTAACCCGGGCAACATCGGTAACGAAGAGCGTATCCGCATGGTAGTGGACTGCGCCCGCGATAAAAATATTCCTATCCGTATCGGCGTTAACGCCGGTTCTCTGGAAAAAGATCTGCAGGAAAAATACGGCGAGCCAACGCCGCAGGCGCTGCTCGAATCCGCGATGCGTCATGTCGATCATCTCGATCGTCTTAACTTCGATCAGTTCAAAGTCAGCGTAAAAGCGTCCGACGTGTTCCTTGCCGTAGAATCTTACCGCCTGCTGGCAAAGCAGATCGATCAGCCTCTGCATCTCGGGATCACCGAAGCGGGCGGCCTGCGCAGCGGCTCGGTAAAATCCGCGATCGGTCTGGGGCTGCTGCTCTCTGAAGGGATCGGTGACACCCTGCGCGTCTCGCTGGCGGCCGATCCGGTCGAAGAGATCAAGGTCGGTTTCGATATCCTGAAGTCGCTGCGTATTCGCGCGCGTGGGATCAACTTCATTGCCTGCCCAACCTGCTCACGTCAGGAGTTTGATGTGATCGGGACGGTGAATGCCCTTGAGCAACGTCTGGAAGACATTATCACCCCGATGGACGTCTCCATCATCGGCTGCGTGGTAAACGGTCCGGGTGAAGCACTGGTGTCAACCCTGGGCGTCACCGGCGGTAACAAGAAAAGTGGTCTCTATGAAGATGGCGTTCGTAAAGATCGTCTGGATAATAGCGACATGATCGACCAGCTTGAAGCCCGCATCCGCGCCAAAGCCGCCATGATGGACGAAACACAGCGTATCAGCGTTCAGCAGGTTGAAAAATAA